In Plasmodium falciparum 3D7 genome assembly, chromosome: 8, the following proteins share a genomic window:
- a CDS encoding RWD domain-containing protein, putative, whose product MDYKSEQQSEKESLSLLYECTNEYISLGDNSFKIFIDNKLKKISFYILFEYTEKYPDEAPLYKIVDVKNLSISLIKNVENQIQETIENNLGYSMIYNIVENIRTYLSEDIEEKSMYDEMIERQPKSNKINDSDNSSDDSEKDLDNYENVLELKELCEEKYRVSEEEFEAWRKEFYKDIFLQMKKNNNSENPTGRELFEKEKISILDPEFDEGEPKWCNEELFCDIDLDD is encoded by the exons atGGACTATAAATCTGAACAACAATCCGAAAAAGAGAGCCTGTCACTTTTATATGAATGCACTAACGAATATATCTCCTTGGGTGATAACTCCTTTAAGATATTTATAGAtaataaattgaaaaaaatttccttttatattttattcgaATATACGGAAAAATATCCTGATGAGGCTCCTTTGTATAAAATAGTTGACG TTAAAAATTTATCAATATCCTTAATAAAGAATGTAGAGAATCAAATTCAAGAGACCATAGAAAATAACCTAGGATATAgcatgatatataatatagtggAAAACATAAGG ACTTATCTCTCTGAAGATATTGAAGAAAAGTCCATGTACGATGAAATGATTGAAAGACAACCcaaatcaaataaaattaatgataGTGATAATTCATCAGATGATAGTGAAAAAGATTTagataattatgaaaatgtaTTGGAGCTAAAAGAATTATGTGAAGAAAAG TATAGAGTAAGTGAAGAAGAATTTGAGGCATGGAGAAAAGAattttataaagatatatttttacaaatgaaaaaaaataataattcagaAAATCCAACAGGAAGAGAGCTTTTTGAAAAGGAGAAAATTAGTATATTAGATCCTGAATTTGATGAAG gTGAACCAAAGTGGTGTAATGAAGAATTATTTTGTGATATCGATCTAGATGATTAA